One stretch of Bombus terrestris chromosome 5, iyBomTerr1.2, whole genome shotgun sequence DNA includes these proteins:
- the LOC100650398 gene encoding uncharacterized protein LOC100650398 isoform X3: MPWTCAVPNCRTNKDKRNEKVSVFIVKNENFGAKWAALIPGIERLRTGQRICEKHFEERYIIREYIKYDNNGKIIAQVPLKRTRLRPGAVPTIFDGYPLQSRSRSRSPQQDVQDVIRHTMRKYARLYTDHTYAVQEPAKCSKSTAKEEVTASSTAKSESTIMEQEVIASNRAKYSKSTIKEEEEEEVSASSTIKYPRSTTTEEGISLKSIKQDKFVNNDIERCVYQNNECSAIVSLDFDNGVPSHYSINSSIISSVKSDVSIDCSINNTMQPESFVTVTKAEDNLKMLHFTSSGLPFTTVMFDSIGFNFESQQDDTFENNASLKIPKPWIVGNSKVGDEEALLFTYAIRVNDCGKEKHIFAKSVLVTGSRKITYEIYMTPVDVIAAKLPRILTKITMLPEILKKFKDLRTCKGITSTGLDTIRANTALKNCIGTDWRHADCSMLSIMSERCNSCKKYSNTLSQKIRRMKKRTVIKRVTTSLNPFDEMKLKTMREKIKYKDARVNRMKDKLKRTTNLIVNQQKKTCMICMTDSELDKISKNQKLVIQEIISAAKTKDPKGRRYTDEFIMMCMLMNIKSQSYYEFLRKNEIIPLPCARTIRDYMSQVGTKRGFDEKFVKLLKESQCPDP, from the exons ATGCCATGGACTTGTGCTGTGCCGAATTGTAGGACAAATAAAGATAAACGTAATGAAAAAGTATCTGTTTTCatagtgaaaaatgaaaattttggtGCAAAATGGGCAGCATTGATACCCGGAATAGAACGTTTGCGAACGGGTCAGCGAATATGCGAAAAACATTTTGAAGAACGTTACATAATTAGAGAATATATCAAGTACGATAATAATGGGAAAATTATAGCTCAG GTACCATTAAAACGTACGCGTTTACGACCAGGAGCTGTACCAACAATATTTGACGGATATCCATTGCAATCTCGATCGAGATCGAGAAGCCCACAACAAGACGTACAAGATGTAATAAGACACACAATGAGGAAATACGCCAGACTTTATACAGACCATACATATGCAGTACAAGAAC CAGCAAAATGTTCAAAGTCAACAGCTAAAGAGGAAGTAACCGCAAGTAGTACAGCAAAGTCCGAGTCAACAATTATGGAACAAGAAGTGATTGCAAGTAATAGAGCAAAGTATTCAAAGTCAACaattaaagaagaagaagaagaggaagtaaGTGCAAGTAGTACAATAAAGTATCCAAGGTCAACAACTACAGAAGAAGGAATAAGT CTTAAGTCAATAAAGCAGGATAAATTTGTGAACAACGACATAGAACGATGCGTATATCAAAATAATGAATGTTCTGCTATTGTCTCCCTGGACTTTGATAACGGTGTTCCTTCTCATT ATTCTATTAATTCAAGTATAATATCTTCTGTGAAATCGGATGTAAGTATTGATTGTTCTATAAACAATACCATGCAACCTGAATCATTTGTGACAGTTACCAAAGCAGAAGATAACTTGAAAATGCTTCATTTTACAAGTTCTGGACTTCCGTTTACTACAGTAATGTTTGACTCTATCGGTTTCAACTTTGAATCTCAAC AGGACGATACTTTTGAGAATAATGCATCTTTGAAAATACCGAAACCATGGATCGTCGGCAACTCTAAAGTTGGCGATGAAGAAGCTCTCTTATTTACATATGCTATAAGAGTGAATGATTGCGGAAAAGAGAAGCATATTTTTGCAAAATCTGTTTTAGTCACAGGTTCTAGAAAGATAACTTACGAAATATACATGACACCCGTTGATGTAATAGCTGCAAAACTTCCACGAATATTAACTAAAATCACTATGCTAccagaaattttgaaaaaatttaaagatcTACGCACATGTAAAGGAATAACGTCCACTGGTTTAGATACAATCCGTGCAAACACTGCTCTAAAAAATTGTATCGGTACGGATTGGCGTCACGCAGACTGCTCTATGTTATCTATCATGAGTGAAAGATGTAATtcatgtaaaaaatattctaataccTTATCACAAAAGAttagaagaatgaaaaaaagaacgGTTATTAAACGAGTCACAACTTCTTTGAACCCATTTGATGAAATGAAGTTGAAGACTATGCGAgaaaaaatcaaatataaagaTGCTAGGGTTAATCGAATGAAAGATAAGCTGAAGCGTACCACAAACCTGATCGTAAATCAACAGAAGAAAACGTGTATGATATGTATGACAGATAGTGAGttggataaaatttcaaaaaatcaaAAATTAGTTATCCAAGAAATAATTTCGGCTGCGAAAACAAAGGATCCAAAAGGCCGTCGTTATACGGATGAGTTTATAATGATGTGTATGCTAATGAATATCAAATCTCAGAGTTACTACGAATTCTTGAGGAAGAACGAGATCATTCCATTGCCTTGTGCAAGGACCATCAGAGATTATATGTCTCAAGTGGGTACAAAGCGTGGATTtgatgaaaaatttgttaaactaTTAAAAGAATCACAGTGTCCCGACCCTTGA
- the LOC100650398 gene encoding uncharacterized protein LOC100650398 isoform X1 — MPWTCAVPNCRTNKDKRNEKVSVFIVKNENFGAKWAALIPGIERLRTGQRICEKHFEERYIIREYIKYDNNGKIIAQVPLKRTRLRPGAVPTIFDGYPLQSRSRSRSPQQDVQDVIRHTMRKYARLYTDHTYAVQEPAKCSKSTAKEEVTASSTAKSESTIMEQEVIASNRAKYSKSTIKEEEEEEVSASSTIKYPRSTTTEEGISVSSTAKYSKSVTKEKEANISTIVLEKHQNEVQKILQLKSIKQDKFVNNDIERCVYQNNECSAIVSLDFDNGVPSHYSINSSIISSVKSDVSIDCSINNTMQPESFVTVTKAEDNLKMLHFTSSGLPFTTVMFDSIGFNFESQQDDTFENNASLKIPKPWIVGNSKVGDEEALLFTYAIRVNDCGKEKHIFAKSVLVTGSRKITYEIYMTPVDVIAAKLPRILTKITMLPEILKKFKDLRTCKGITSTGLDTIRANTALKNCIGTDWRHADCSMLSIMSERCNSCKKYSNTLSQKIRRMKKRTVIKRVTTSLNPFDEMKLKTMREKIKYKDARVNRMKDKLKRTTNLIVNQQKKTCMICMTDSELDKISKNQKLVIQEIISAAKTKDPKGRRYTDEFIMMCMLMNIKSQSYYEFLRKNEIIPLPCARTIRDYMSQVGTKRGFDEKFVKLLKESQCPDP; from the exons ATGCCATGGACTTGTGCTGTGCCGAATTGTAGGACAAATAAAGATAAACGTAATGAAAAAGTATCTGTTTTCatagtgaaaaatgaaaattttggtGCAAAATGGGCAGCATTGATACCCGGAATAGAACGTTTGCGAACGGGTCAGCGAATATGCGAAAAACATTTTGAAGAACGTTACATAATTAGAGAATATATCAAGTACGATAATAATGGGAAAATTATAGCTCAG GTACCATTAAAACGTACGCGTTTACGACCAGGAGCTGTACCAACAATATTTGACGGATATCCATTGCAATCTCGATCGAGATCGAGAAGCCCACAACAAGACGTACAAGATGTAATAAGACACACAATGAGGAAATACGCCAGACTTTATACAGACCATACATATGCAGTACAAGAAC CAGCAAAATGTTCAAAGTCAACAGCTAAAGAGGAAGTAACCGCAAGTAGTACAGCAAAGTCCGAGTCAACAATTATGGAACAAGAAGTGATTGCAAGTAATAGAGCAAAGTATTCAAAGTCAACaattaaagaagaagaagaagaggaagtaaGTGCAAGTAGTACAATAAAGTATCCAAGGTCAACAACTACAGAAGAAGGAATAAGTGTAAGTAGTACagcaaaatattcaaagtcagtaactaaagaaaaagaagcaaacaTAAGTACGATAGTATTGGAGAAACATCAAAATGAAGTTCAGAAAATATTACAGCTTAAGTCAATAAAGCAGGATAAATTTGTGAACAACGACATAGAACGATGCGTATATCAAAATAATGAATGTTCTGCTATTGTCTCCCTGGACTTTGATAACGGTGTTCCTTCTCATT ATTCTATTAATTCAAGTATAATATCTTCTGTGAAATCGGATGTAAGTATTGATTGTTCTATAAACAATACCATGCAACCTGAATCATTTGTGACAGTTACCAAAGCAGAAGATAACTTGAAAATGCTTCATTTTACAAGTTCTGGACTTCCGTTTACTACAGTAATGTTTGACTCTATCGGTTTCAACTTTGAATCTCAAC AGGACGATACTTTTGAGAATAATGCATCTTTGAAAATACCGAAACCATGGATCGTCGGCAACTCTAAAGTTGGCGATGAAGAAGCTCTCTTATTTACATATGCTATAAGAGTGAATGATTGCGGAAAAGAGAAGCATATTTTTGCAAAATCTGTTTTAGTCACAGGTTCTAGAAAGATAACTTACGAAATATACATGACACCCGTTGATGTAATAGCTGCAAAACTTCCACGAATATTAACTAAAATCACTATGCTAccagaaattttgaaaaaatttaaagatcTACGCACATGTAAAGGAATAACGTCCACTGGTTTAGATACAATCCGTGCAAACACTGCTCTAAAAAATTGTATCGGTACGGATTGGCGTCACGCAGACTGCTCTATGTTATCTATCATGAGTGAAAGATGTAATtcatgtaaaaaatattctaataccTTATCACAAAAGAttagaagaatgaaaaaaagaacgGTTATTAAACGAGTCACAACTTCTTTGAACCCATTTGATGAAATGAAGTTGAAGACTATGCGAgaaaaaatcaaatataaagaTGCTAGGGTTAATCGAATGAAAGATAAGCTGAAGCGTACCACAAACCTGATCGTAAATCAACAGAAGAAAACGTGTATGATATGTATGACAGATAGTGAGttggataaaatttcaaaaaatcaaAAATTAGTTATCCAAGAAATAATTTCGGCTGCGAAAACAAAGGATCCAAAAGGCCGTCGTTATACGGATGAGTTTATAATGATGTGTATGCTAATGAATATCAAATCTCAGAGTTACTACGAATTCTTGAGGAAGAACGAGATCATTCCATTGCCTTGTGCAAGGACCATCAGAGATTATATGTCTCAAGTGGGTACAAAGCGTGGATTtgatgaaaaatttgttaaactaTTAAAAGAATCACAGTGTCCCGACCCTTGA
- the LOC100651246 gene encoding 2-methoxy-6-polyprenyl-1,4-benzoquinol methylase, mitochondrial isoform X3, translating to MCMLLSFKYCRKMEKRRFLVNLTKDKRITRVFERCFSDATATDNNEKTTHFGFKTVKESDKAKEVYTVFEKVANSYDQMNDAMSFGIHRIWKDIFIQRLGPTHGTKLLDSAGGTGDITFRYLNYLKNTPNYQDVKSSVTVCDINKNMLDVGKVRAKKLGWTDQNNFNIDWKQCDAEKLPFEDDSYNAYTIAFGIRNVTHIGKVLSEAYRVLTPGGCFMCLEFSHVDNNILKWLYDQYSFQIIPVLGTLIAGEWQPYQYLVESIRKFPKQEEFKLSHRLLQ from the exons ATGTGTATGTTGTTATCGTTCAAATATTGCAGAAAGATGGAAAAACGTAGATTTCTTGTAAATCTaacaaaagataaaagaattacTCGCGTCTTTGAGAGATGTTTCTCAGATGCCACTGCAACTGATAATAATGAGAAAACAACACATTTTGGATTCAAAACTGTCAAGGAAAGTGATAAAGCGAAAGAAg TATATACAGTTTTTGAGAAGGTAGCAAATTCGTACGATCAAATGAATGATGCTATGAGTTTTGGAATTCATCGCATTTGGAAAGATATATTCATTCAAAGGCTTGGACCAACTCACGGCACCAAATTGTTAGATTCGGCTGGTGGCACAGGAGATATTACATtcagatatttaaattatttaaagaatacCCCTAATTACCAAGATGTAAAAAGTTCTGTAACAGTTTGtgatataaataagaatatgtTAGACGTTGGTAAAGTAAGAGCAAAAAAATTAGGATGGACAgatcaaaataattttaatattgatTGGAAGCAATGTGATGCAGAAAAGCTTCCTTTCGAGGATGATTCGTATAATGCTTACACAATAGCCTTTGGAATAAGAAATGTAACGCATATTGGAAAG GTACTTTCTGAAGCATACAGAGTACTTACTCCGGGTGGTTGTTTTATGTGTTTAGAATTCAGTCACGTAGATAATAATATCTTGAAATG gcTCTATGATCAATATTCATTTCAAATAATACCTGTGTTGGGTACACTCATAGCAGGAGAATGGCAGCCCTATCAATATCTTGTTGAGAGTATTAGAAAATTCCCGAAACAAGAAGAATTTAAA CTTTCTCATCGGTTATTACAATAA
- the LOC100650398 gene encoding uncharacterized protein LOC100650398 isoform X2: MPWTCAVPNCRTNKDKRNEKVSVFIVKNENFGAKWAALIPGIERLRTGQRICEKHFEERYIIREYIKYDNNGKIIAQVPLKRTRLRPGAVPTIFDGYPLQSRSRSRSPQQDVQDVIRHTMRKYARLYTDHTYAVQEPKCSKSTAKEEVTASSTAKSESTIMEQEVIASNRAKYSKSTIKEEEEEEVSASSTIKYPRSTTTEEGISVSSTAKYSKSVTKEKEANISTIVLEKHQNEVQKILQLKSIKQDKFVNNDIERCVYQNNECSAIVSLDFDNGVPSHYSINSSIISSVKSDVSIDCSINNTMQPESFVTVTKAEDNLKMLHFTSSGLPFTTVMFDSIGFNFESQQDDTFENNASLKIPKPWIVGNSKVGDEEALLFTYAIRVNDCGKEKHIFAKSVLVTGSRKITYEIYMTPVDVIAAKLPRILTKITMLPEILKKFKDLRTCKGITSTGLDTIRANTALKNCIGTDWRHADCSMLSIMSERCNSCKKYSNTLSQKIRRMKKRTVIKRVTTSLNPFDEMKLKTMREKIKYKDARVNRMKDKLKRTTNLIVNQQKKTCMICMTDSELDKISKNQKLVIQEIISAAKTKDPKGRRYTDEFIMMCMLMNIKSQSYYEFLRKNEIIPLPCARTIRDYMSQVGTKRGFDEKFVKLLKESQCPDP; encoded by the exons ATGCCATGGACTTGTGCTGTGCCGAATTGTAGGACAAATAAAGATAAACGTAATGAAAAAGTATCTGTTTTCatagtgaaaaatgaaaattttggtGCAAAATGGGCAGCATTGATACCCGGAATAGAACGTTTGCGAACGGGTCAGCGAATATGCGAAAAACATTTTGAAGAACGTTACATAATTAGAGAATATATCAAGTACGATAATAATGGGAAAATTATAGCTCAG GTACCATTAAAACGTACGCGTTTACGACCAGGAGCTGTACCAACAATATTTGACGGATATCCATTGCAATCTCGATCGAGATCGAGAAGCCCACAACAAGACGTACAAGATGTAATAAGACACACAATGAGGAAATACGCCAGACTTTATACAGACCATACATATGCAGTACAAGAAC CAAAATGTTCAAAGTCAACAGCTAAAGAGGAAGTAACCGCAAGTAGTACAGCAAAGTCCGAGTCAACAATTATGGAACAAGAAGTGATTGCAAGTAATAGAGCAAAGTATTCAAAGTCAACaattaaagaagaagaagaagaggaagtaaGTGCAAGTAGTACAATAAAGTATCCAAGGTCAACAACTACAGAAGAAGGAATAAGTGTAAGTAGTACagcaaaatattcaaagtcagtaactaaagaaaaagaagcaaacaTAAGTACGATAGTATTGGAGAAACATCAAAATGAAGTTCAGAAAATATTACAGCTTAAGTCAATAAAGCAGGATAAATTTGTGAACAACGACATAGAACGATGCGTATATCAAAATAATGAATGTTCTGCTATTGTCTCCCTGGACTTTGATAACGGTGTTCCTTCTCATT ATTCTATTAATTCAAGTATAATATCTTCTGTGAAATCGGATGTAAGTATTGATTGTTCTATAAACAATACCATGCAACCTGAATCATTTGTGACAGTTACCAAAGCAGAAGATAACTTGAAAATGCTTCATTTTACAAGTTCTGGACTTCCGTTTACTACAGTAATGTTTGACTCTATCGGTTTCAACTTTGAATCTCAAC AGGACGATACTTTTGAGAATAATGCATCTTTGAAAATACCGAAACCATGGATCGTCGGCAACTCTAAAGTTGGCGATGAAGAAGCTCTCTTATTTACATATGCTATAAGAGTGAATGATTGCGGAAAAGAGAAGCATATTTTTGCAAAATCTGTTTTAGTCACAGGTTCTAGAAAGATAACTTACGAAATATACATGACACCCGTTGATGTAATAGCTGCAAAACTTCCACGAATATTAACTAAAATCACTATGCTAccagaaattttgaaaaaatttaaagatcTACGCACATGTAAAGGAATAACGTCCACTGGTTTAGATACAATCCGTGCAAACACTGCTCTAAAAAATTGTATCGGTACGGATTGGCGTCACGCAGACTGCTCTATGTTATCTATCATGAGTGAAAGATGTAATtcatgtaaaaaatattctaataccTTATCACAAAAGAttagaagaatgaaaaaaagaacgGTTATTAAACGAGTCACAACTTCTTTGAACCCATTTGATGAAATGAAGTTGAAGACTATGCGAgaaaaaatcaaatataaagaTGCTAGGGTTAATCGAATGAAAGATAAGCTGAAGCGTACCACAAACCTGATCGTAAATCAACAGAAGAAAACGTGTATGATATGTATGACAGATAGTGAGttggataaaatttcaaaaaatcaaAAATTAGTTATCCAAGAAATAATTTCGGCTGCGAAAACAAAGGATCCAAAAGGCCGTCGTTATACGGATGAGTTTATAATGATGTGTATGCTAATGAATATCAAATCTCAGAGTTACTACGAATTCTTGAGGAAGAACGAGATCATTCCATTGCCTTGTGCAAGGACCATCAGAGATTATATGTCTCAAGTGGGTACAAAGCGTGGATTtgatgaaaaatttgttaaactaTTAAAAGAATCACAGTGTCCCGACCCTTGA
- the LOC105665781 gene encoding transmembrane ascorbate-dependent reductase CYB561 isoform X1, translated as MSTNYPYVYQICLDMEQITEPRVNLEGFRPLIVAMEIVGAILIILVAVWCGSYRGGFAWNSNPTLEFNWHPLLMVIGFVFLYANGMLIYRTQRNTRKRRLKLIHAGIMILIVALVVISLVAVFDSHNLQPKPIPNMYSLHSWVGLTSVILFCCQWLAGFLSFLYPGLQLPLRVSYMPIHVYFGIAGFVGVIASCLLGLNEKAFFALGNNYQNLVDEAILINVIGLMLILFGGLAVYLVSQERYKRLPRAEDEALVGGRAQ; from the exons ATGTCAACAAATTATCCATACGTATACCAGATATGTTTAG acATGGAGCAAATTACAGAACCACGTGTTAATCTGGAGGGTTTCAGACCCCTCATCGTTGCAATGGAAATCGTTGGAGCTATACTGATAATTCTAGTTGCAGTTTGGTGCGGCAGTTATAGAGGTGGTTTTGCTTGGAATTCTAATCCAACGTTAGAATTCAATTGGCATCCTCTTTTAATGGTTATTGGATTCGTATTTCTATATGCCAATG GTATGTTAATATATAGGACACAAAGAAATACTCGAAAACGAAGATTGAAGCTAATTCACGCAGGCATAATGATATTAATTGTTGCATTAGTTGTAATTTCTCTCGTGGCTGTGTTTGACAGTCACAACTTGCAACCGAAACCAATTCCAAACATGTATAGTCTTCATAGTTGGGTTGGGCTCACtagtgtaattttattttgctgCCAG tggCTTGCTGGATTTCTATCTTTCCTGTATCCGGGATTACAACTTCCATTACGGGTTTCTTACATGCCAATTCATGTATACTTTGGAATCGCAGGATTCGTTGGTGTAATTGCTTCCTGTCTTTTAGGCCTCAATGAAAAAGCATTTTTTGCTTTAGG aaataattatcaaaatCTTGTAGACGAAGCAATATTAATTAATGTAATCGGACTTATGTTAATCCTTTTCGGTGGATTAGCAGTTTATTTGGTATCACAAGAACGTTACAAACGTTTACCTAGAGCAGAAGACGAAGCGTTAGTTGGTGGCAGAGCACAGTAA
- the LOC100651246 gene encoding 2-methoxy-6-polyprenyl-1,4-benzoquinol methylase, mitochondrial isoform X2, producing the protein MEKRRFLVNLTKDKRITRVFERCFSDATATDNNEKTTHFGFKTVKESDKAKEVYTVFEKVANSYDQMNDAMSFGIHRIWKDIFIQRLGPTHGTKLLDSAGGTGDITFRYLNYLKNTPNYQDVKSSVTVCDINKNMLDVGKVRAKKLGWTDQNNFNIDWKQCDAEKLPFEDDSYNAYTIAFGIRNVTHIGKVLSEAYRVLTPGGCFMCLEFSHVDNNILKWLYDQYSFQIIPVLGTLIAGEWQPYQYLVESIRKFPKQEEFKDMIEVAGFRNVTYENLSSGIVAIHSGFKL; encoded by the exons ATGGAAAAACGTAGATTTCTTGTAAATCTaacaaaagataaaagaattacTCGCGTCTTTGAGAGATGTTTCTCAGATGCCACTGCAACTGATAATAATGAGAAAACAACACATTTTGGATTCAAAACTGTCAAGGAAAGTGATAAAGCGAAAGAAg TATATACAGTTTTTGAGAAGGTAGCAAATTCGTACGATCAAATGAATGATGCTATGAGTTTTGGAATTCATCGCATTTGGAAAGATATATTCATTCAAAGGCTTGGACCAACTCACGGCACCAAATTGTTAGATTCGGCTGGTGGCACAGGAGATATTACATtcagatatttaaattatttaaagaatacCCCTAATTACCAAGATGTAAAAAGTTCTGTAACAGTTTGtgatataaataagaatatgtTAGACGTTGGTAAAGTAAGAGCAAAAAAATTAGGATGGACAgatcaaaataattttaatattgatTGGAAGCAATGTGATGCAGAAAAGCTTCCTTTCGAGGATGATTCGTATAATGCTTACACAATAGCCTTTGGAATAAGAAATGTAACGCATATTGGAAAG GTACTTTCTGAAGCATACAGAGTACTTACTCCGGGTGGTTGTTTTATGTGTTTAGAATTCAGTCACGTAGATAATAATATCTTGAAATG gcTCTATGATCAATATTCATTTCAAATAATACCTGTGTTGGGTACACTCATAGCAGGAGAATGGCAGCCCTATCAATATCTTGTTGAGAGTATTAGAAAATTCCCGAAACAAGAAGAATTTAAA GACATGATTGAAGTAGCAGGTTTTAGAAATGTAACGTATGAAAATTTAAGTAGCGGTATAGTAGCTATTCATTCGGGttttaaattataa
- the LOC100651246 gene encoding 2-methoxy-6-polyprenyl-1,4-benzoquinol methylase, mitochondrial isoform X1: MCMLLSFKYCRKMEKRRFLVNLTKDKRITRVFERCFSDATATDNNEKTTHFGFKTVKESDKAKEVYTVFEKVANSYDQMNDAMSFGIHRIWKDIFIQRLGPTHGTKLLDSAGGTGDITFRYLNYLKNTPNYQDVKSSVTVCDINKNMLDVGKVRAKKLGWTDQNNFNIDWKQCDAEKLPFEDDSYNAYTIAFGIRNVTHIGKVLSEAYRVLTPGGCFMCLEFSHVDNNILKWLYDQYSFQIIPVLGTLIAGEWQPYQYLVESIRKFPKQEEFKDMIEVAGFRNVTYENLSSGIVAIHSGFKL; the protein is encoded by the exons ATGTGTATGTTGTTATCGTTCAAATATTGCAGAAAGATGGAAAAACGTAGATTTCTTGTAAATCTaacaaaagataaaagaattacTCGCGTCTTTGAGAGATGTTTCTCAGATGCCACTGCAACTGATAATAATGAGAAAACAACACATTTTGGATTCAAAACTGTCAAGGAAAGTGATAAAGCGAAAGAAg TATATACAGTTTTTGAGAAGGTAGCAAATTCGTACGATCAAATGAATGATGCTATGAGTTTTGGAATTCATCGCATTTGGAAAGATATATTCATTCAAAGGCTTGGACCAACTCACGGCACCAAATTGTTAGATTCGGCTGGTGGCACAGGAGATATTACATtcagatatttaaattatttaaagaatacCCCTAATTACCAAGATGTAAAAAGTTCTGTAACAGTTTGtgatataaataagaatatgtTAGACGTTGGTAAAGTAAGAGCAAAAAAATTAGGATGGACAgatcaaaataattttaatattgatTGGAAGCAATGTGATGCAGAAAAGCTTCCTTTCGAGGATGATTCGTATAATGCTTACACAATAGCCTTTGGAATAAGAAATGTAACGCATATTGGAAAG GTACTTTCTGAAGCATACAGAGTACTTACTCCGGGTGGTTGTTTTATGTGTTTAGAATTCAGTCACGTAGATAATAATATCTTGAAATG gcTCTATGATCAATATTCATTTCAAATAATACCTGTGTTGGGTACACTCATAGCAGGAGAATGGCAGCCCTATCAATATCTTGTTGAGAGTATTAGAAAATTCCCGAAACAAGAAGAATTTAAA GACATGATTGAAGTAGCAGGTTTTAGAAATGTAACGTATGAAAATTTAAGTAGCGGTATAGTAGCTATTCATTCGGGttttaaattataa
- the LOC105665781 gene encoding transmembrane ascorbate-dependent reductase CYB561 isoform X2 produces MEQITEPRVNLEGFRPLIVAMEIVGAILIILVAVWCGSYRGGFAWNSNPTLEFNWHPLLMVIGFVFLYANGMLIYRTQRNTRKRRLKLIHAGIMILIVALVVISLVAVFDSHNLQPKPIPNMYSLHSWVGLTSVILFCCQWLAGFLSFLYPGLQLPLRVSYMPIHVYFGIAGFVGVIASCLLGLNEKAFFALGNNYQNLVDEAILINVIGLMLILFGGLAVYLVSQERYKRLPRAEDEALVGGRAQ; encoded by the exons ATGGAGCAAATTACAGAACCACGTGTTAATCTGGAGGGTTTCAGACCCCTCATCGTTGCAATGGAAATCGTTGGAGCTATACTGATAATTCTAGTTGCAGTTTGGTGCGGCAGTTATAGAGGTGGTTTTGCTTGGAATTCTAATCCAACGTTAGAATTCAATTGGCATCCTCTTTTAATGGTTATTGGATTCGTATTTCTATATGCCAATG GTATGTTAATATATAGGACACAAAGAAATACTCGAAAACGAAGATTGAAGCTAATTCACGCAGGCATAATGATATTAATTGTTGCATTAGTTGTAATTTCTCTCGTGGCTGTGTTTGACAGTCACAACTTGCAACCGAAACCAATTCCAAACATGTATAGTCTTCATAGTTGGGTTGGGCTCACtagtgtaattttattttgctgCCAG tggCTTGCTGGATTTCTATCTTTCCTGTATCCGGGATTACAACTTCCATTACGGGTTTCTTACATGCCAATTCATGTATACTTTGGAATCGCAGGATTCGTTGGTGTAATTGCTTCCTGTCTTTTAGGCCTCAATGAAAAAGCATTTTTTGCTTTAGG aaataattatcaaaatCTTGTAGACGAAGCAATATTAATTAATGTAATCGGACTTATGTTAATCCTTTTCGGTGGATTAGCAGTTTATTTGGTATCACAAGAACGTTACAAACGTTTACCTAGAGCAGAAGACGAAGCGTTAGTTGGTGGCAGAGCACAGTAA